One Microlunatus soli genomic window carries:
- a CDS encoding DNA polymerase III subunit delta': protein MTSATEVNLPASGSPLTGVWTDLVGQERPVQTLQRAVAGGSHAMSHAWLITGPPGSGRSNAARAFAAALQCPDGGCGECQQCRTALSGAHPDVTLVRTEQLSIGVDEVRELVRRAAMSPTLGRRQVLVVEDADRVTERGADALLKSVEEPAAKTVWILCAPTADDVVVTIRSRCRTLQLHTPTVAAVAGLLQQRDGIEPELADQSARASQGHIGRARALARNPEARERRQRVLQIPDRLTGLGGCLEAAADLIAACTEEAGVTTADLDAREKAELEQALGFGTKGAKPKQAQAAMKDLADQQKARSKRLQRDAIDRALTELTAFYRDVLSVQTGSAAPLVNIELAPRIGVHARRSTPESTLHRIDALLACREALENNVAPLLAVEAMMIGLVEG, encoded by the coding sequence ATGACGTCGGCGACCGAGGTGAATCTGCCCGCGAGTGGCTCCCCGCTCACCGGTGTCTGGACCGATCTGGTCGGCCAGGAGCGTCCGGTCCAGACCCTGCAGCGCGCGGTTGCCGGCGGCTCGCACGCGATGTCGCACGCCTGGCTGATCACCGGCCCTCCCGGCTCGGGCCGGTCCAACGCTGCGCGGGCGTTCGCTGCGGCCCTGCAGTGCCCGGACGGTGGCTGCGGAGAGTGTCAGCAATGCCGTACGGCGCTGTCCGGTGCGCATCCCGACGTCACCCTGGTGCGGACCGAGCAGCTGTCGATCGGTGTCGACGAGGTGCGTGAGCTGGTCCGGCGGGCGGCGATGAGTCCGACGCTGGGCCGGCGGCAGGTGCTGGTGGTCGAGGATGCCGACCGGGTCACCGAGCGCGGCGCCGACGCGCTGCTGAAGAGCGTCGAGGAGCCCGCGGCGAAGACCGTCTGGATCCTCTGTGCGCCGACCGCCGACGACGTCGTGGTCACCATCCGGTCCCGGTGCCGGACCCTGCAACTGCACACCCCGACCGTTGCCGCCGTCGCCGGGCTGCTGCAACAGCGGGACGGGATCGAGCCCGAGCTCGCCGATCAGTCGGCCCGCGCCTCGCAAGGCCACATCGGCCGCGCCCGGGCGCTCGCCCGCAACCCGGAGGCGCGGGAGCGTCGGCAGCGGGTGCTGCAGATCCCCGACCGGCTGACCGGGTTGGGTGGTTGCCTGGAGGCGGCCGCGGATCTGATCGCGGCCTGCACCGAGGAGGCCGGCGTCACTACCGCCGACCTGGATGCCCGGGAGAAGGCCGAGCTGGAGCAGGCGCTCGGCTTCGGCACCAAGGGGGCCAAACCCAAGCAGGCACAGGCGGCGATGAAGGACTTGGCCGACCAGCAGAAGGCGCGGAGCAAGCGACTGCAGCGGGACGCGATCGACCGTGCGCTGACCGAGCTGACCGCGTTCTATCGCGACGTGCTCAGCGTGCAGACCGGCAGTGCGGCGCCGTTGGTCAACATCGAGCTGGCGCCGCGGATCGGCGTCCATGCCCGCCGGTCGACCCCGGAATCCACCCTGCACCGGATCGATGCGCTGCTGGCCTGCCGGGAGGCGCTGGAAAACAATGTCGCGCCACTGCTGGCGGTGGAAGCGATGATGATCGGTCTGGTCGAAGGCTGA
- a CDS encoding LysM peptidoglycan-binding domain-containing protein, with product MSNSKITKRVVGAAGAAVALTAGVGLMTATPAHADVWDQVAQCESSGNWSTNTGNGFSGGLQFTQQTWNANGGSGDPSNASKSEQKRVARNVLKTQGPGAWPVCGAKAGLTRSNGGSNSGGSSDYSSNSNSESSNNYSSNNDSNGSNSNNYSSNNESSNNYSSNNQSNYSSNESGSNGSSNYTAQRSTGTYSSESTPALPKHSYKGTGEYVTIQSGDTLASIASEHNVEGGWMALWSINSSTISNPNVILAGAKIEL from the coding sequence TTGTCCAACTCCAAGATCACCAAGCGCGTTGTGGGTGCTGCCGGAGCGGCTGTTGCTCTCACCGCCGGCGTCGGCCTGATGACCGCAACCCCGGCGCATGCAGATGTCTGGGACCAGGTCGCGCAGTGCGAGAGCAGCGGCAACTGGAGCACCAACACCGGTAACGGCTTCTCCGGTGGCCTGCAGTTCACCCAGCAGACCTGGAACGCCAACGGCGGTTCCGGCGATCCGTCGAACGCCTCCAAGAGCGAGCAGAAGCGGGTTGCCCGCAACGTGCTGAAGACCCAGGGCCCGGGCGCCTGGCCGGTCTGTGGCGCCAAGGCTGGCCTGACTCGTTCCAACGGCGGCTCCAACTCCGGCGGCTCGAGCGACTACTCCAGCAACAGCAACTCCGAGAGCTCGAACAACTACAGCTCCAACAACGACTCCAACGGCTCGAACTCGAACAACTACAGCTCGAACAACGAGTCCAGCAACAACTACAGCTCGAACAACCAGAGCAACTACAGCTCGAACGAGTCCGGCTCCAACGGTTCGAGCAATTACACCGCTCAGCGCAGCACCGGCACCTACTCCTCCGAGTCGACCCCGGCCCTGCCGAAGCACTCCTACAAGGGCACCGGCGAGTACGTCACCATCCAGTCCGGTGACACGCTGGCCTCGATCGCCTCCGAGCACAACGTCGAGGGTGGCTGGATGGCTCTGTGGAGCATCAACTCCAGCACGATCTCCAACCCGAACGTGATCCTGGCCGGCGCCAAGATCGAGCTCTGA
- a CDS encoding TetR/AcrR family transcriptional regulator, translated as MAGPTPRQLAREETLRRIKTLALQQLAESGAGELSLRAIARELNLVSSAIYRYFASRDELITALITDAYNDLADVLEEATGPRRSPQRRWRDVCGALRDWAREEPHRYGLIYGTSIPGYRAPQTTVEPAVRVYSAFCRSVADWVDGQPEVHGRALRGQLAQTADALALEIDEPVMLALLAAFGRIIGTIGLELGGHFVGAFEPADDLYEAVVEREAGQLGLTD; from the coding sequence ATGGCCGGACCGACCCCACGACAGTTGGCGCGCGAGGAGACGCTGCGCCGGATCAAGACCCTGGCGCTGCAGCAGCTGGCCGAATCCGGTGCCGGCGAGCTCTCGTTGCGGGCGATCGCCCGCGAGCTCAATCTGGTGTCCAGCGCGATCTACCGCTACTTCGCCAGCAGGGACGAATTGATCACGGCGCTGATCACCGACGCCTACAACGATCTGGCCGACGTACTGGAGGAGGCGACCGGGCCGCGCCGCTCGCCGCAACGCCGCTGGCGGGATGTCTGTGGGGCGCTGCGGGACTGGGCGCGGGAGGAGCCGCATCGGTACGGGCTCATCTACGGCACCAGTATCCCCGGCTACCGCGCCCCGCAGACCACCGTCGAGCCGGCGGTGCGGGTGTACAGCGCCTTCTGCCGATCGGTTGCCGACTGGGTCGACGGCCAGCCCGAGGTGCACGGCCGGGCGCTGCGCGGGCAGCTCGCGCAGACCGCCGACGCCCTCGCTCTGGAGATCGACGAGCCGGTGATGCTCGCCCTGCTGGCGGCGTTCGGGCGGATCATCGGAACGATCGGGCTGGAGCTCGGTGGACACTTCGTCGGAGCCTTCGAGCCGGCCGATGACCTGTACGAGGCCGTGGTGGAGCGTGAGGCCGGACAGCTCGGCCTGACGGACTGA
- a CDS encoding alpha/beta hydrolase, whose amino-acid sequence MRRYATGAKVVGLLGIVLAILLTGCSAGGSGEGPGQPQATSTQRSSPTAGSTASGSSSEDVPSATATRRPVEPVPSDVQPKGIDDPPQGKGMSRYTSQKIVWEDCPVKDVPNKQCATVLAPLDWDKPNGPALTLALARRPGTGSPKGDLFINPGGPGGSGTDYVDYFAAHGLDKHYNIIGWDPRGVGKSTPVRCLSSEQMEDYTAFDYSPDDDQEVTALTKINTEFGRACLKRSGELLKHISTADTVRDLDLLRQLFGQRQLDYFGSSYGTSIGALYATMFPQSTGRMVLDGATSIGGAPEVSQTYGFDRTLGNFATWCAANKCSLGTSRQAVLSKIDQLLKGLDSRTLPGGRRDLTQALATTGLLYALYSPASQWPDLLAGLEQAVSGDGSVLMHWADQYNQRDSDGDFGQFNDSFPAIKCLDSSDDGVIGALKTWHKIEKKAPTLGPYIGPDLGCPTWPVKATDDLDVKIKYQDRPDILVLGTTGDPATPYEYAEHMHKALKSSRLITLKGNGHLAYDQSKCVQGKVLSYLIDGTVPERDSTCTDG is encoded by the coding sequence GTGCGAAGGTACGCAACCGGTGCGAAGGTGGTCGGTTTGCTGGGGATCGTGCTGGCGATCCTGCTGACCGGGTGTAGTGCGGGCGGGTCGGGGGAGGGACCCGGGCAGCCGCAGGCCACCTCGACACAACGCTCGAGCCCGACCGCTGGTAGCACCGCGAGCGGTTCGTCGTCCGAGGACGTGCCGTCGGCGACGGCGACCCGGCGCCCGGTCGAGCCGGTGCCGTCCGACGTCCAGCCGAAGGGCATCGACGATCCGCCGCAGGGCAAGGGGATGTCGCGCTACACCAGCCAGAAGATCGTCTGGGAGGACTGCCCGGTCAAGGACGTCCCGAACAAGCAGTGTGCGACCGTGCTGGCGCCGTTGGACTGGGACAAGCCGAACGGGCCGGCGCTGACGCTGGCGTTGGCCCGACGTCCCGGCACCGGCAGCCCGAAGGGTGACCTCTTCATCAATCCCGGCGGTCCGGGCGGGTCGGGCACCGATTACGTCGACTACTTCGCCGCGCACGGGCTGGACAAGCACTACAACATCATCGGCTGGGATCCCCGTGGTGTCGGCAAGTCGACCCCCGTACGGTGTCTGAGCTCCGAACAGATGGAGGACTACACAGCCTTCGACTACTCACCCGATGATGATCAAGAGGTCACTGCCCTGACCAAGATCAACACCGAGTTCGGGCGGGCCTGCCTGAAGAGATCGGGGGAGCTGCTCAAGCACATCTCGACGGCCGACACCGTTCGTGATCTTGATCTGTTGCGGCAGCTGTTCGGGCAACGGCAGCTGGACTACTTCGGCTCGTCCTACGGGACCTCGATCGGGGCGCTGTACGCCACCATGTTCCCGCAGAGCACCGGGCGGATGGTGCTCGACGGCGCAACCAGCATCGGCGGTGCCCCGGAGGTCAGCCAGACCTACGGGTTCGATCGGACGTTGGGAAACTTCGCCACCTGGTGTGCGGCCAACAAGTGCAGCCTCGGCACCAGTCGACAGGCGGTGTTGTCGAAGATCGATCAACTGCTGAAGGGATTGGACAGCCGGACCCTGCCGGGCGGTCGGCGCGATCTGACCCAGGCGCTGGCGACCACCGGTCTGCTGTATGCGCTGTATTCGCCGGCCAGCCAATGGCCGGACCTGCTGGCCGGATTGGAGCAGGCCGTCAGCGGTGACGGGTCGGTGCTGATGCACTGGGCCGATCAGTACAACCAGCGGGACAGTGACGGCGACTTCGGCCAGTTCAACGACTCGTTCCCGGCGATCAAGTGCCTGGACTCCAGCGACGACGGCGTGATCGGTGCGCTGAAGACGTGGCACAAGATCGAGAAGAAGGCTCCGACCCTGGGCCCCTACATCGGCCCCGACCTCGGCTGCCCGACCTGGCCGGTGAAGGCCACCGACGATCTGGACGTCAAGATCAAATACCAGGACCGGCCCGACATCCTGGTGCTCGGCACGACCGGGGACCCGGCGACGCCGTACGAGTATGCCGAGCACATGCACAAGGCGCTGAAGTCCAGCCGGCTGATCACTCTGAAGGGGAACGGGCATCTGGCCTACGACCAGAGCAAGTGCGTCCAGGGCAAGGTGCTGAGCTACCTGATCGACGGCACCGTCCCCGAGCGGGACAGCACCTGCACCGACGGCTGA
- a CDS encoding PSP1 domain-containing protein: MTRVMAVSFERYGRLYYLDAADADYQIGDRVLVPTEEGGPEVAECVWAPEWLTEDFGELPQCAGKAADQDLERDEANRRKRAEAKLVAKKLIKKNDLPMKVVGVDYLDRGTDFDQMVVVYFTAPHRVDFRTLVSELARALQARIDLRQVGSRDGARLTGGIGSCGRDLCCATFLKDFEPVSLRLAKAQDLPSNPMRISGACGRLMCCLKYEHPLYAEFARNAPAVGSQVSTADGDGVVVGHQVPADAVVVRMRDSGAITSCSRASVCGSRAAYETRDPRADQASAAAVLDQALPADEPDRSTPADQPDQGSLSLSKGPSGPEVEAAATERPKKKERTKARRRRRRRAAADGDQSGASAPDSDDQ; the protein is encoded by the coding sequence ATGACCCGCGTGATGGCCGTCTCGTTCGAGCGGTACGGGCGGCTGTACTACCTGGACGCCGCCGACGCCGACTACCAGATCGGCGATCGGGTGCTGGTGCCGACCGAGGAGGGCGGGCCCGAGGTCGCCGAGTGTGTCTGGGCGCCGGAGTGGCTGACCGAGGACTTCGGCGAACTGCCGCAGTGCGCGGGCAAGGCGGCCGATCAGGATCTGGAGCGTGACGAGGCCAATCGCCGCAAGCGGGCCGAGGCCAAGCTCGTCGCCAAGAAGTTGATCAAGAAGAACGATCTGCCGATGAAGGTGGTCGGGGTCGACTACCTCGACCGCGGCACCGACTTCGACCAGATGGTGGTGGTCTACTTCACCGCTCCGCATCGGGTCGACTTCCGGACCTTGGTCAGCGAGCTGGCGCGGGCGCTGCAGGCCCGGATCGATCTGCGTCAGGTCGGATCCCGGGACGGCGCCCGGCTGACCGGCGGGATCGGCAGCTGTGGCCGCGATCTGTGCTGTGCCACCTTTCTCAAGGACTTCGAACCGGTCAGCCTGCGACTGGCCAAGGCCCAAGACCTGCCGTCCAACCCGATGCGGATCTCCGGCGCCTGCGGACGGCTGATGTGCTGCCTGAAGTACGAACACCCGTTGTACGCCGAGTTCGCCCGGAATGCGCCGGCGGTCGGTAGCCAGGTCAGCACCGCTGACGGCGACGGTGTCGTCGTGGGGCATCAGGTCCCGGCCGACGCGGTGGTCGTCCGGATGCGCGATTCCGGTGCGATCACCAGCTGTTCGCGAGCCTCGGTCTGCGGCTCCCGCGCCGCCTACGAAACCCGCGATCCGCGGGCCGATCAAGCATCCGCTGCCGCAGTCCTCGACCAAGCACTACCGGCCGATGAACCCGACCGGTCAACGCCGGCCGACCAGCCCGACCAGGGATCCCTGAGCTTGTCGAAGGGCCCGTCCGGGCCCGAGGTCGAGGCGGCCGCGACCGAGCGGCCGAAGAAGAAGGAACGCACCAAGGCCCGGCGCCGCCGTCGTCGGCGAGCCGCCGCTGACGGTGACCAGTCCGGAGCATCGGCGCCGGATTCTGATGATCAGTAG
- the tmk gene encoding dTMP kinase, with protein sequence MEHGDAEGQTVTGLFVVFEGGDGSGKTTQVGLLCDWLAGQGRAFLRTYEPGDSVAGQQIRSIVLSPSTGDLAPKAEALLYAADKAHHLSAVVRPALERGEVVVCDRYVDSMLAYQGGGRDLDPTELEQLARWATDDLRPDLTVLLDGEPSELVGGMADKDRIEAAGDSFHLAARDRFRALAARDPEHYLVLAARDERDAIAAAVRERVATLLV encoded by the coding sequence CTGGAGCACGGCGATGCGGAAGGGCAAACGGTGACCGGACTGTTCGTGGTGTTCGAGGGAGGTGACGGCAGCGGCAAGACCACCCAGGTCGGGCTGCTCTGTGACTGGTTGGCCGGCCAGGGCCGGGCGTTCCTGCGTACCTACGAACCGGGCGATTCCGTTGCTGGGCAACAGATCCGCAGCATTGTGCTGTCGCCGAGCACCGGAGATCTGGCACCCAAGGCCGAGGCCCTGCTGTACGCCGCCGACAAGGCCCATCACCTGTCCGCGGTGGTCCGGCCGGCGCTGGAACGCGGCGAGGTGGTGGTCTGTGATCGCTACGTCGACTCGATGCTGGCCTATCAGGGTGGCGGTCGTGATCTTGATCCGACCGAGCTGGAGCAACTGGCGCGCTGGGCGACCGACGATCTGCGTCCCGACCTGACCGTGCTGCTCGACGGTGAACCGTCCGAACTGGTCGGCGGGATGGCCGACAAGGACCGGATCGAGGCCGCCGGCGACAGCTTCCACCTCGCCGCCCGGGACCGCTTCCGGGCGCTGGCCGCCCGCGACCCCGAGCACTACCTGGTGCTGGCCGCCCGCGACGAGCGGGACGCGATCGCTGCCGCCGTACGGGAGCGGGTCGCCACGCTGTTGGTCTAG